In Alteromonas sp. V450, the following proteins share a genomic window:
- a CDS encoding NAD(P)H-dependent oxidoreductase, with product MSNTSKNNVLIINAHQYYPFSEGKLNASFVDKAVTLLEAKGYNTRVVTMAEEHNVEEQLAHHQWADIVFLQAPINWMGVPWSFKKYMDEIYTAGMGGALCAGDGRVEEAPKKNYGTGGTLTDVKYMMSLTFNAPEESFNDSEEFFEGKSVDDLLFPMHMNFKFFGMKPMETFASFDVMKNADVENDFKRFEAHINKHF from the coding sequence ATGAGCAACACAAGTAAAAACAATGTACTAATTATTAATGCACACCAGTATTACCCTTTCTCGGAAGGCAAGCTAAACGCATCTTTCGTCGATAAAGCAGTAACGCTGCTTGAAGCTAAAGGCTACAACACTCGCGTAGTGACAATGGCCGAAGAGCACAACGTTGAAGAACAGTTGGCCCATCATCAGTGGGCTGACATAGTATTTCTACAGGCACCAATTAATTGGATGGGTGTGCCATGGTCATTCAAGAAGTACATGGATGAAATCTACACTGCAGGTATGGGTGGCGCCTTATGTGCCGGGGATGGTCGCGTTGAAGAAGCGCCGAAGAAAAACTACGGCACAGGCGGTACTCTTACTGATGTGAAATACATGATGTCTTTAACCTTCAATGCTCCAGAAGAGTCATTTAACGACAGCGAAGAGTTTTTCGAAGGTAAATCGGTTGACGATTTACTGTTTCCAATGCATATGAACTTCAAGTTCTTTGGCATGAAGCCAATGGAAACTTTCGCTAGCTTTGACGTGATGAAAAACGCCGATGTAGAAAACGATTTCAAACGCTTTGAAGCCCACATCAACAAGCATTTTTAA
- a CDS encoding redoxin domain-containing protein: MSTEYTNKLHAGSAFPDISAKLLNGDTIKLATPENGLDWKMIVVYRGQHCPLCTRYLNQLESVKGYLAETGVDLIAVSGDSKAQLESHLPRLDINFPIAYGLTVEQMEELGVYISDPRSPQETDHPFSEPALFVVNNEGNVHVADISNNPFVRPELETLVSGLGWIRNPDNNYPIRGMHK, from the coding sequence ATGAGTACTGAATACACCAATAAGTTACATGCAGGTTCTGCTTTTCCAGATATTTCAGCAAAGCTGTTAAATGGCGACACTATAAAGTTAGCGACACCTGAGAACGGTCTTGATTGGAAAATGATAGTGGTTTACCGAGGGCAACATTGCCCACTTTGCACTCGATACCTCAATCAACTTGAGAGTGTAAAGGGTTATCTTGCCGAAACTGGCGTAGACCTTATTGCAGTGTCTGGCGACAGTAAAGCGCAGCTTGAAAGTCACCTTCCTAGGTTGGACATTAACTTTCCAATTGCGTACGGCTTAACGGTGGAGCAGATGGAAGAATTAGGCGTATATATCTCTGATCCAAGATCTCCTCAAGAAACTGATCACCCGTTTTCTGAACCCGCGCTGTTTGTTGTGAACAATGAAGGTAATGTGCACGTCGCTGATATTTCTAACAACCCATTTGTTAGACCTGAGTTAGAGACATTAGTAAGTGGTTTGGGCTGGATCCGTAATCCTGATAACAACTACCCTATTCGCGGTATGCACAAATAG